A window from Triticum aestivum cultivar Chinese Spring chromosome 6D, IWGSC CS RefSeq v2.1, whole genome shotgun sequence encodes these proteins:
- the LOC123143162 gene encoding histone H3.3, producing the protein MARTKQTARKSTGGKAPRKQLATTIAARKSAPTTGGVKKPHRYRPGTVALREIRKYQKSTDLLIRKLPFQRLVREIAQDFKTDLRFQSHAVLALQEAAEAYLVGLFEDTNLCAIHAKRVTIMPKDIQLARRIRGERA; encoded by the exons ATGGCGCGTACGAAGCAGACCGCTCGCAAGTCCACCGGCGGCAAGGCCCCCCGCAAGCAGCTCGCCACCACCATC GCGGCGAGGAAGTCGGCCCCGACCACCGGCGGCGTGAAGAAGCCCCACCGCTACAGGCCCGGCACGGTGGCGCTAAGGGAGATCCGCAAGTACCAGAAGAGCACGGATCTCCTCATCCGCAAGCTGCCCTTCCAGCGCTTGGTGCGGGAGATCGCCCAGGACTTCAAGACCGATCTGCGCTTCCAGAGCCACGCCGTGCTCGCGCTCCAGGAGGCCGCCGAGGCGTACCTCGTCGGGCTGTTCGAGGACACCAACCTCTGCGCCATCCACGCCAAGCGCGTCACcatcatgcccaaggacatccaGCTCGCCCGCCGCATCCGTGGCGAACGCGCCTAA
- the LOC123143161 gene encoding histone H3.3, whose amino-acid sequence MARTKQTARKSTGGKAPRKQLATSIAARKSAPTTGGVKKPHRYRPGTVALREIRKYQKSTDLLIRKLPFQRLVREIAQDFKTDLRFQSHAVLALQEAAEAYLVGLFEDTNLCAIHAKRVTIMPKDIQLARRIRGERA is encoded by the exons atggcgcgTACGAAGCAGACCGCCCGCAAGTCCACCGGCGGCAAGGCCCCCCGCAAGCAGCTCGCCACCTCCATC GCGGCGAGGAAGTCGGCCCCGACCACCGGCGGCGTGAAGAAGCCCCACCGCTACAGGCCCGGCACAGTGGCGCTGAGGGAGATCCGCAAGTACCAGAAGAGCACGGATCTGCTCATCCGCAAGCTGCCGTTCCAGCGCCTCGTGCGGGAGATCGCCCAGGACTTCAAGACGGATCTGCGCTTCCAGAGCCACGCCGTGCTCGCGCTCCAGGAGGCCGCCGAGGCGTACCTCGTCGGGCTCTTCGAGGACACCAACCTCTGCGCCATCCATGCCAAGCGCGTCACcatcatgcccaaggacatccaGCTCGCCCGCCGCATCCGTGGGGAACGCGCCTAA